Within Nocardia terpenica, the genomic segment CGATGAGGTTGCGGTGGCGGAGATCCAGCACCAGCTCGTCGCCGCGCCAGCGGGCAAGGGTGACGACTGTGCCCAGGCGGGTGGCGATCCATTCGGGGATGACCTTCTCGCCGAAGTCGCAGGCTGACGGGTCGATCATGTTGGGGTAGCCGCCGCCGTGGCCGTAGTCGATGTATCCGCCCCAGGCGAGTTCGTCGATGAGTGCCTCGCCGGCCTCGGTGAGTTCCCACGCTCCGATGGCTTCGCGGACCGCCTTGTGCAGATCCCAGCGGCCGTAGTCGTCCCAGTGCTCCTGGATCTGCTCCTGTTCGACGGCTGACCATTCCTCCTCGTCGAGGCACGGGTAGCCCTCAAGGGAGTCGAGGACATCGGTCAGGTCTTCGGGCGCCAGTGAATCGAGATCCAGTGCGAGGTAATCGCAATCGGCGTACGGACCGTCGGAAAGCCCTGCGGCAGTTCCCCACTGCCGGTGCAGGACGCGGGTGTTCGCGATGCCGATGGCGTCGTCGTAGCCATAGCAGTCCTTGGAGCGGGTGGCATTGATCAGCAGCAGGTCTTTGCCATTTGAGCGCCAGGACGCCTTGTAGAAGGTGGCGAAGTGGTCGCACCCGCTGTGCCAGTCCTTTCCGTAGGCCCGTGCCATTTGCCCCCGGACCGAGGCGTCGAAGGCATTCGTCCCACCTCGGTAGTTCTCATCCAAGTAGGTGGTGACTTCGGTGCCGGTCCAATCCCAGCCGACATGCTCGGTGTGGTCGTAGATCCACTGCCGAGCTTCGTGGATCTGGTCGGAATCCAGCAGTTCGAGAACCTTCATCGAATATCTTTCTGCTCGTTCTTTTACGGTGTAAAGATCGGGGTTCAAAAACACCCCCACGAATGGGGGCGAACTTCAAATCCGATACCTACCTCATGGAGATGACCTCATCCCGGACGCTGAACAGGTCGAGGCCGGCGGCGCACCCAACGGTCTTCGCAGCCAGTGCCTCACGCTTCGCGCCACCGGCAACCCGGACCTTGCTCCGCAGCCACGCCGCCAGAGCGGACAGTTCACCAGCCCGGTAACCCGACAGATTCATGCGTGCTTCGACGTCGGCGAGTGCCGATTCCGGCTCGAACGGCATGCCCATGGCCATGGGCAGCAGATCTGAGGACGCGGTTGCCCAGTGCTGAGCTATGGCTCGCGCGACCGATGGCGAGATCGGCAGGCCGCATTCTTCGAACAGCGCCACCTCGGCGCGCGTTCGCTGCGCACCGGCGGCGAACGCGGTCATCGTCTTCATTTCGGTTGTCTCCCTGGATGGTTGATGCGCCCCGGTGAAGGGCGTGAGAAAGCCCCCGACGGCACCCGCGTCGGGGGCCTGAATCTGTTGGGACTTTCAGGCGGCGGTGCCGGGCGTGAGCACGGCGTCACTGAGTCGCCGACGTGCACGCTCACGACTGGCCTGCACTCGTCGTGCGTGAGCGCGCTCGGCGCGGGCCAGGTTGCGCGCCCGAACCCAGTCTTCGATTTCAGTGCGGACAACCAGCACCTGCCGCGCGCTCTCGAACACCGCCGCGGGGAAGTCGTCACCGCGCTGGCGCCACCACGACACCGCCTGGCGAGAGACACCGAACTGCGCGGCGACCTCCGCCAAGTTCACCAGTAGGTGCGGCCGATCCATGAACTCAGGCCGATGCCAAACCGTCGAAGGATTCTGCGGTGGGACGACGTCGGGCTGCGGCAGTCCTCGGCTGGCCGCGAAGTCGATCACCTCGGCCCGTGCCACGTAGACCAGGCGGCCCACCATCGCAACCGTGGGCGGGAACTGCCGAGGATGCCGCCGACGCCAGTTCGTCACCGCCTGCGGGCTCACCCCCAACTCCTTGGCCACATCAGCCAGCAACATCAGCTCGGATTCGCGGCCCTCAAACTCCGGCCGCAGCCACACGTACACCGGCATCAGACCGTCGCCTCCTTGCCTTCGCTGATCAGGACAAACATGGTCGTGAGGTGCTTGACGCTCGGCGTCGTGGTGCGGTTCGGGTACTTGGTTATGCCTCGGTAGGTCTGTTCGATGACCAGGCACTCGAAACGGCCATCGCCGAGGTCCTTGACGACTCGCAGGGTGCGGAAGTTGTCCTCCCGCTTGTCGCGGTAGACGTCACCGACGACAGGCATACGCTTGGGTGTGGCTTTTTTCATCGGGCCACCGCCACGGTGCGCAAGCCGCCGATCTCCTGGCCGGTAACCGGGTGGCGCATTGTGAAAGCCGTTGCGAGACCGCCAAGGATGTCGCTCGTTATGACCTCCATGGCCCACCCGTCGCGCAGCAGATCATTCATCACCTGCTCGACCAGCTGGCCGCACATGCGTTCGCTACCCTTGAGACCCGACTCCAAGTGGCCGCCATACGCGCCCCACATTTCGACCGTGTACGTCATGTTCTTCCAGCCTGTCCGCCCGTTTCCGGGCACGAAAAAGGCCCCGAGCAGATCGCCCGGGGCCCTGGAGATTTGGTTTGTCGTTAGTCGATGAAGATTCCGGCGGCAGCCAGCTCGGCGTCGCGATCCTCTGCGGAGATGACCTGCACACCCACCAGGCGCGCGTCCGCCAGCACCGACCGCAGCACGTTCTCAGCGGTATCGAGAGTCTCGGTGATCGCCTCCCGCAGCGGCGCATCCTCCACTGGCACACCGAACGATGTGCGGCCAGTTGCGGTGTTGTGGGACAACATCACCCAGCGACCGAACCCGTGCATCAGCCGTGACTGCTGCTGCTCGGTCAACGCTCCCGTATCGGCCTGCACCTCGAGTGACCAGCCCGGCATGATCCAACCTCCCACGTCCGCCGAAGAGATATCCCCGGGCAAAAACACCGGGGATGATCCGAAGATTCCAGACTGCCTCACGCCATACCCTTCTGCAAATCAACCCCAAGCACCCGCTGCACCTTGAACAGGAAGTACTTGAGCTGGTCCATCGTCTCCGGCGTCGCCGGAAACTGCTCATAGACGCCCTCACGCCGAAACCGCCAGCTGGCATCAGGCCCCTGCCAGACGTGCCATCCCTCCGTCTCGGCGGCCTGGATGGCGACGTCCATCCATTTCGAAATGACACGCCATTCCAACTCCACTTCCATGACTTCCTCCCGATGAAACGAATTACGAATGAGTGGCTGAAGAGTCGGGGGAACTACCGGGCGGGCCGGTAGCTCCGCTCACCCGTTCAGCGCCGGTACTCGATGGCGAACGCCAGCGCATTTGCGTTGTTGGCCAGCAAGCCGGACACGATCGGGACGGCCAGGCCCGGGGCGCGCAGGCGGGCCTCAACCTGATAGGCCGCCAGCGCATCTCGCGGCGCGGCCAGGGTGCGGGTGGGTTTGTCGAGCGAAAGCATCAGCCCTCCTTGGGCATAGGAAAGGCCGCCACCCGGAATGGATGGCGGCCACAGCGATTGGCGAGCTAAACCACGAACATCGGCAGACGCACGATGTGCTCGGCACCGGCCAGCGCAGCACGCAGCCGAGCATCAATCCGCGCCGCATACAGCCACGTCTCAAGGCACAGCGGCATACCCGACGCGTGCACCAACAGTGCCTCAGCGGCCCGCGCCGGGGTCAACCCGTAAACCTGCTCGAATACCGCATGGTGTACCTCCGGCAACACTGCCGCGTACCGCTCGGCCGTGCGCGTCATCGCGGACGGCAGGACAGGATCGACGTGCGGAATCTGCACGCCATCACGGAAGTACCGCGCCACGCCATCCGGCGAGATTTGCGCGGCCGTCACCGTGTAGTCCCGGTCAACCGTCACGACCTCGACACCGGACGGGACCGCACGCCCCGCCGACGGCCGGAACACACCGTCGAACACATCGAAGAACTGCTCTGCGCGCTCGTACTGCTGCGGCGTCCACTTGTACAGCGAAACCATT encodes:
- a CDS encoding helix-turn-helix domain-containing protein, whose translation is MPVYVWLRPEFEGRESELMLLADVAKELGVSPQAVTNWRRRHPRQFPPTVAMVGRLVYVARAEVIDFAASRGLPQPDVVPPQNPSTVWHRPEFMDRPHLLVNLAEVAAQFGVSRQAVSWWRQRGDDFPAAVFESARQVLVVRTEIEDWVRARNLARAERAHARRVQASRERARRRLSDAVLTPGTAA